A genomic window from Methanovulcanius yangii includes:
- a CDS encoding phosphopantetheine adenylyltransferase has product MNIMVGGTFSPLHDGHKKLIARSFELAGDAGHVVIGLSTDAFAGSKTHPIMPFAERRRALESFIRASEFSASWEIEPLEDKFGSTLNSDFDALVVSEETYPVGLEINRLRKEKGRKKVDIYQITCVLAEDGRWISSTRIHRGEIDDHGRVIR; this is encoded by the coding sequence ATGAATATTATGGTGGGGGGCACATTCAGCCCGCTCCATGACGGCCACAAGAAGCTGATCGCCCGCTCGTTCGAACTTGCGGGTGATGCCGGGCATGTGGTCATAGGACTCTCCACGGATGCCTTTGCCGGGTCCAAAACCCATCCAATCATGCCGTTTGCAGAGAGAAGGCGCGCACTGGAGTCATTCATCCGGGCGTCGGAATTTTCCGCATCATGGGAGATCGAGCCCCTTGAAGATAAATTCGGGTCCACCCTGAACAGCGATTTTGATGCACTCGTCGTCAGCGAAGAGACCTATCCCGTGGGCCTCGAGATCAACCGCCTGCGAAAAGAGAAAGGCCGAAAAAAAGTGGATATTTATCAGATCACCTGTGTCCTTGCCGAAGACGGGCGGTGGATCTCCAGCACCCGTATTCACCGGGGGGAGATCGATGACCACGGCCGGGTGATCAGATGA
- a CDS encoding sodium:solute symporter family protein, which translates to MKGLMTMAVDTLTLAALTIIYLIAVIGLGYMGYRHTKEHEDFLVAGRRIHPLVLALSYGATFISTSAIIGFGGISAQLGMGLVWLTVLCIGVGVFIAFVIYGRKTREIGHRTGAVTFPDLMGRIYHSQFMRYACALVIIVGMPLYTAAILIGGARFIESTLAVPYDLALIGFAVIVAAYVILGGLIAVMYTDALQGAIMFVGMTLLLVLTYIYLGGVVEAHTALEALAPMVPDGLAAAGHNGWTAMPDFLSPLWLVMVTTLVLGVGIGVLAQPQLAVRFMTVRDNRALNRAVLVGGIFVLMMTGVAFTVGPLTNVWFVQTTGLTAVDAAGGNVDSVIPLYINAAMPDAFIIIFMLALLAAAMSTLSSLYHTMGSAIGYDMVGTYLNATPSMRTIQAGTVAMILVSTAIAYLLPGSIIARATAMFMGLCAAAFLPAFTHGLYSRRPSAFAAKVSLIAGAGAWFLWTAFVHLKESAPLGISKLLFGTDALLGMPWQVVDPLVIALPFSAVALGAAVLYEHTTTDIHSTEEIGD; encoded by the coding sequence GTGAAGGGGCTGATGACCATGGCCGTTGACACCCTGACTCTTGCAGCCCTCACCATCATCTACCTGATTGCCGTCATCGGACTCGGTTACATGGGCTACCGCCACACAAAGGAGCACGAGGACTTTCTGGTCGCCGGACGACGGATTCACCCGCTGGTCCTCGCCCTCTCCTACGGGGCCACCTTCATCAGCACCTCCGCCATCATCGGTTTCGGCGGCATCTCCGCCCAGCTGGGCATGGGACTCGTCTGGCTGACCGTCCTGTGTATTGGCGTGGGAGTCTTCATCGCCTTTGTGATATACGGGAGAAAGACCCGTGAGATCGGGCATCGCACCGGCGCGGTCACATTCCCTGACCTGATGGGCCGTATCTATCACTCGCAATTCATGCGGTACGCCTGTGCATTGGTCATCATCGTCGGAATGCCCCTCTATACAGCGGCGATCCTCATCGGCGGCGCGAGGTTCATCGAGTCTACGCTTGCCGTGCCGTATGACCTGGCACTCATCGGGTTTGCCGTCATCGTCGCCGCCTATGTGATCCTCGGCGGCCTTATCGCCGTCATGTATACCGATGCACTGCAGGGAGCGATCATGTTCGTCGGCATGACCCTCCTCCTCGTCCTCACCTACATCTACCTCGGCGGCGTCGTCGAGGCGCATACCGCACTCGAAGCGCTCGCCCCCATGGTTCCCGACGGACTTGCGGCCGCCGGCCATAACGGCTGGACGGCGATGCCGGACTTCCTCTCGCCGCTCTGGCTGGTGATGGTAACGACACTCGTCCTCGGCGTGGGGATCGGCGTCCTCGCCCAGCCCCAGCTTGCGGTGCGGTTCATGACCGTCCGGGACAACCGGGCGCTGAATCGTGCCGTCCTCGTCGGAGGGATATTCGTTCTGATGATGACCGGCGTCGCCTTCACGGTCGGGCCGCTCACGAATGTCTGGTTCGTGCAGACGACAGGGCTGACCGCCGTTGATGCCGCAGGCGGCAATGTGGACTCGGTCATCCCGCTCTACATCAATGCGGCGATGCCCGACGCCTTCATCATCATCTTCATGCTCGCCCTCCTCGCCGCGGCGATGTCGACCCTCAGCTCGCTCTACCACACGATGGGGTCGGCCATCGGCTACGACATGGTCGGCACCTACCTGAACGCCACCCCGTCCATGCGGACCATCCAGGCGGGCACCGTGGCCATGATTCTCGTCAGCACAGCCATCGCCTACCTCCTCCCGGGGAGCATCATCGCACGGGCGACCGCGATGTTCATGGGCCTCTGCGCGGCAGCCTTCCTCCCGGCATTCACCCACGGACTCTATAGCAGACGGCCCTCGGCATTTGCAGCGAAGGTAAGTCTTATCGCAGGCGCCGGAGCCTGGTTCCTGTGGACCGCGTTCGTGCACCTGAAGGAGTCCGCGCCGCTCGGCATCTCGAAACTCCTTTTTGGAACTGACGCCCTGCTGGGCATGCCGTGGCAGGTCGTCGACCCGCTGGTCATCGCACTGCCGTTCTCGGCGGTGGCGCTCGGGGCGGCGGTTCTCTATGAACATACGACGACGGACATCCATTCGACGGAAGAGATCGGGGACTGA
- a CDS encoding CoB--CoM heterodisulfide reductase iron-sulfur subunit A family protein — translation MAEVAVIGGGVAGIQAALDVANHGVRVHLIERQPTIGGHMAQLDKTFPTNDCSMCILSPKMVDVARNPNIILHTLSEVTGIEGEVGDFTITVLRHPRFVDEDECNGCGDCIEVCPVEVYNEFDAGIGVRKAIYKPHPQIVPDVTIRDADHCIDCGLCYDVCGKDAVLREEKEKEFTLHVASVIIATGFTTFDPQIKGQYGYLRYPDVITSLEFERMINASGPTGGKLRKISDGTAPESILFIQCVGSRDMTIKHGYCSGVCCMYAIKNAILIKEKNPSIEVTICYMDIRAYGKGYEEYYERAKDAGIRFLRGIPGEIIRTKTGMEVPVEDTETAEYEVLTPDIVVLSVGMEPATGAKEIAEKFGIPVDDNDFFQPEDLKLAPVNTIKPGIYIAGAAVAPKDIPDSVTQGEAAAMRAFRDAIRAG, via the coding sequence ATGGCTGAGGTCGCGGTCATCGGCGGTGGTGTGGCCGGCATCCAGGCGGCACTCGATGTCGCCAACCACGGAGTCAGGGTACACCTCATAGAACGCCAGCCCACCATCGGCGGGCACATGGCGCAACTCGACAAGACCTTCCCCACCAACGACTGTTCGATGTGCATTCTCTCGCCGAAGATGGTCGATGTCGCCCGAAATCCGAATATCATTCTCCACACCCTCTCGGAAGTGACGGGAATCGAGGGTGAGGTCGGGGATTTTACCATTACCGTCCTCCGCCACCCGCGCTTTGTGGATGAGGATGAGTGCAACGGTTGCGGAGACTGCATTGAGGTCTGTCCGGTCGAAGTCTATAACGAATTCGATGCCGGTATCGGCGTGCGAAAGGCCATCTACAAGCCGCACCCCCAGATTGTTCCCGACGTGACCATCCGTGATGCGGACCACTGCATCGACTGCGGCCTCTGCTATGATGTCTGCGGCAAGGATGCCGTCCTCCGTGAGGAGAAAGAGAAGGAGTTCACCCTTCACGTCGCAAGCGTCATCATTGCCACCGGCTTTACAACCTTCGACCCCCAGATCAAGGGCCAGTACGGCTATCTGCGATACCCGGACGTCATCACCAGTCTCGAGTTCGAACGGATGATCAATGCAAGCGGACCTACCGGGGGCAAACTCAGGAAGATATCGGACGGGACCGCCCCGGAGAGCATCCTCTTCATCCAGTGCGTCGGATCGCGTGACATGACGATCAAGCATGGCTACTGCTCCGGCGTCTGCTGCATGTATGCGATAAAAAACGCCATCCTCATCAAGGAGAAGAATCCGTCAATCGAGGTCACCATCTGTTACATGGATATCCGTGCCTACGGGAAGGGCTACGAGGAATATTATGAACGCGCCAAGGATGCGGGCATCCGGTTCCTCCGCGGCATCCCCGGCGAGATCATCCGTACGAAGACCGGGATGGAAGTCCCTGTCGAGGATACGGAAACCGCCGAGTACGAGGTACTCACCCCCGACATCGTTGTCCTCTCCGTCGGAATGGAGCCTGCCACGGGAGCAAAGGAGATTGCCGAAAAGTTCGGAATTCCCGTGGATGACAATGACTTCTTCCAGCCGGAAGACCTGAAGCTCGCCCCGGTGAACACCATCAAACCTGGAATATACATCGCTGGCGCGGCAGTCGCCCCCAAGGACATCCCGGATAGCGTCACACAGGGCGAGGCCGCGGCCATGCGGGCATTCAGGGATGCCATCCGCGCCGGGTGA
- the pyrB gene encoding aspartate carbamoyltransferase: protein MYHIISIKDFERGEIDELLDKAQAIDEASGPFSTLNGKQVALLFFEPSTRTRMSFASAVARLGGTTLCVDSVEGSSISKGETLADTVRVVSSYVDAIVLRHPKEGAARLAAEFASVPVINAGDGAGQHPSQTLLDLYTIRQSMPLEGIDVGLLGDLRYGRTTHSLAYALSNYDLTIHTIAPKSLELPTPLIGELLDRGCEVVEHEDITDIITELDVLYATRIQRERFPDAASYYEVAESYRITPELLEERKENMIILHPLPRAGEIDPRVDALPCAKYFEQAQNGVPVRMAMLKEVI, encoded by the coding sequence ATGTACCATATCATATCGATTAAGGATTTTGAACGTGGGGAGATCGATGAGCTCCTCGACAAGGCACAGGCGATTGACGAAGCGTCCGGCCCGTTTTCCACCCTGAACGGCAAACAGGTGGCACTCCTCTTCTTTGAGCCGAGTACCCGAACCCGGATGTCCTTTGCCTCTGCGGTGGCGAGGCTGGGAGGAACGACTCTCTGTGTCGACAGCGTGGAAGGAAGTTCCATCTCGAAGGGTGAGACCCTCGCCGATACCGTCCGGGTGGTCAGCAGTTATGTGGACGCCATCGTCCTTCGCCACCCGAAGGAGGGCGCCGCCCGTCTCGCGGCCGAGTTCGCCTCGGTCCCGGTCATCAATGCAGGTGACGGCGCGGGGCAGCACCCCTCGCAGACGCTGCTCGACCTCTATACCATCCGTCAGTCGATGCCGCTTGAGGGAATCGACGTCGGACTCCTCGGTGACCTGCGATACGGGCGCACCACCCATTCGCTCGCCTATGCCCTCTCCAATTATGACCTGACCATCCACACCATCGCCCCCAAGTCCCTCGAACTGCCAACCCCCCTCATCGGCGAACTTCTGGACCGGGGATGCGAGGTCGTCGAGCACGAGGACATCACGGACATAATAACAGAACTCGATGTCCTCTATGCGACGAGAATCCAGCGGGAGAGGTTCCCGGATGCGGCATCCTACTACGAAGTGGCCGAAAGCTACCGTATTACCCCGGAACTGCTGGAAGAGAGGAAAGAGAACATGATTATCCTCCACCCCCTCCCGCGGGCAGGAGAGATCGACCCCCGGGTCGACGCCCTTCCCTGTGCAAAGTACTTCGAACAGGCACAAAACGGGGTCCCGGTCAGGATGGCCATGTTAAAGGAGGTGATCTAA
- a CDS encoding gamma carbonic anhydrase family protein produces the protein MNSDTPAGISAFVADNATVTGDVSIAPDVSIWYGAVIRADRNSITIGRGSNIQDNAVVHNTLTSPVVIGEDVSIGHGAIVHGATIGSRVLIGMGAIVMNNAVIGDDSIIAAGAVVTEGKEIPPRSLVMGVPGKVVREVSDEQAAGIVENARVYVGLGRETFHG, from the coding sequence ATGAATAGCGATACTCCCGCCGGAATCTCAGCATTTGTCGCGGATAATGCAACGGTGACCGGCGATGTTTCCATCGCCCCGGACGTCAGCATCTGGTACGGTGCCGTCATCAGGGCTGACAGGAACTCCATCACCATCGGGAGGGGAAGCAATATCCAGGACAACGCGGTGGTCCACAATACTCTGACCTCCCCCGTCGTTATCGGAGAAGACGTCTCCATTGGTCATGGCGCGATTGTGCACGGGGCAACGATCGGGAGCCGCGTGCTCATCGGCATGGGTGCGATTGTGATGAATAATGCCGTCATCGGCGATGATTCGATCATCGCTGCCGGAGCCGTGGTAACGGAGGGGAAGGAGATCCCTCCCCGTTCCCTCGTCATGGGAGTTCCCGGAAAGGTCGTCCGCGAGGTCAGCGACGAACAGGCAGCAGGTATCGTGGAGAATGCGAGGGTCTATGTCGGCCTCGGGAGGGAGACGTTCCATGGCTGA
- a CDS encoding symporter small accessory protein has protein sequence MLGISDPQIWIGYGLAIGWTVACIAYGILMWNREGADDHGR, from the coding sequence ATGCTCGGAATTTCTGACCCACAGATCTGGATAGGATACGGTCTGGCCATCGGCTGGACCGTCGCGTGTATAGCCTACGGCATTCTCATGTGGAACCGTGAAGGGGCTGATGACCATGGCCGTTGA
- the pyrI gene encoding aspartate carbamoyltransferase regulatory subunit, which yields MQEEPKGLLIRPIRDGTVIDHITHGEALVVLRILGITGSTDERLSIATNVETRIRGTGGLKDIVKVSNRELSKEEVDRIALIAPNATINIIRDYNVVEKIGVEIPRHLRGIIRCTNLGCISNANEPIESAFEVTANGLRCLYCDTVINSDFAQHII from the coding sequence ATGCAGGAGGAACCGAAGGGCCTCCTGATCCGGCCGATACGGGACGGCACGGTCATCGACCACATCACCCACGGCGAGGCGCTGGTCGTACTAAGGATACTCGGAATTACGGGGTCGACGGATGAACGGTTGTCCATTGCCACCAATGTCGAGACCAGGATTCGGGGCACAGGGGGCCTGAAGGACATCGTCAAGGTCAGCAACCGGGAACTCTCAAAGGAAGAAGTGGACAGGATCGCGCTCATTGCTCCCAATGCCACAATCAATATCATCCGGGATTACAACGTGGTCGAAAAGATTGGGGTCGAGATCCCCCGGCATCTCAGAGGCATCATCAGGTGCACCAACCTGGGGTGCATCAGCAATGCCAACGAACCCATCGAGAGCGCTTTCGAGGTGACCGCAAACGGCCTGCGATGCCTCTACTGTGATACGGTGATCAATTCGGACTTTGCCCAGCACATCATCTGA